The genomic interval GAAAGGATGGGACTCTAAAACAAATGGAGTTCATTAAGCAGGATTACCCATGGTTTAACTGTGGTTTATTGACTAAATAACAGCCGATTAAAGCATATTGCAGAGTTTAGAAATCCGCAATGACTGGATTTATAGAAATGTGGTAGCATCTTCTGGCTAGGAGTTTATCCAGGCATGTTAACATCCTTTTGTCAAATGAGCTGCACTTCTGCAAATCCTGATGAGCTCTTTAGAGGAGTTTGCAGCCTGCTGTGAAGGCATTTGTATTCAAGATCTTTTCATGTTATTCTGTATTTAGTCCCCAAAGAAAATAACTCTAAAAATATGctgcatattaaaaataattttgaatggtttctTTTGATACTGCAActgtttttattccatttttaaaatgtgccaATAAAATATTAGCAAAAGTTTTGAAGCAGAATAGAGGACCAATACAAAGACTCAAAATGCAATCAGATTGACATAGATTTAGTTCATGAATAACATGCATTTTGACGTATTTCCATTTATAATTGCAGGAGAATAACCAAGGATTAGTGTTTTAATTTCACAACTCAAATACGTTACTGCAATACATATTATCAGTGTGAGCTGTAGGCATTATACTTTAATTAGTGCATGATTAATCTGTTCAATAAATTACCATAATCTGTGCTGATGGTCACTAACTTGGATGGCTTTAAAAGGAAATTGGAGAACAAGTCTTTTAAGACCTATTAGTCTTGAAGAGTCAGTACTACTCTACAACCAAGGCAGCCCACTTTAGTATATCAGGTGCAAGTGGACAGTTGGAGAGAGGTGCATTTCATGTTCTTCTTAACATCCCAGGTGCTAAAATGCTTTTGGTTGGCCACTGCAAGAAACAAAATGCTGAACTGAAAAGACCCTCAACCTGATCAAAATTATTACATTCTTAACCAGAAGTCTTAGATCATAGTGGTACATGAATGGATAAAagaatagacagacaggcaggcagacatgcCTGTGACAATTCATGGGTAAATGCTTTGGGTATTTCTAGATAGGCTTTGAATTGCTTTATTTGTAGAAATTGAATTTGTCTCTGACTCTAACcacagagagaagaaaggcaaACTTGCTGCCCAAAGTCTTTTGACTGGGATTGACTCCTACATCTGGAAGAATTTTCAATTGATTTATATTATTTGTCACTATTTTCACTTTATTGCTCatttactttcttctttttctttccccttcagcATAATTTGGAGCAATGGACTAAAGAATAATATCAGCTATGACAAGAATTGCATAGTTactcaataaaaacaaaactattgttgttcatgtattttatttttaaaaaatagaataaaatgttttAGCATCATTTTAGATCATATGCcttttaagaaaaatataaagtttATTGATAAAATGAGTGTATCAAAAAGTTTACaattttagattaattttaaccaATGGCTTACTTGTCAGTTACTTGTCAGTATGGACAATGGCCTTCTAGTCAATATAAGTTAATGATTTTATTACAGACTTTGAACAACTGAGATTGGGAAACCAAGAAATTGGTTTCAGGGGAAAGGgacagaagaaggaggaaggaataagAACTGCACCCATAATACTTCTCTTCAGAGTATCCTCTTCTGCCATTGCATTTCTGACTACACTGGCAATCAGCACATTTTTTATGAATGGATGTTCAATTCTGTCCTATGCGGGTTACTATTTATACATTGTATAGGCAAATGGAGTAAAGATTGGAAAGAGGAGAATAAAACTATCTGATGCATAAAACGTGcaaatatttttctaattaaaGAATGCACTTAGAAACTTGCAACAGATAGATTAGAACTAAATATCAATACATACTTTGTGTCAtatatcctgttttccccaaaataagacctccccggataataagcccaatcgggcttttgagcacatgcgctaaaataagccctcccctgaaagtaAGCCCTCCagcaaaatattgcaatacagcagcagccatgaggtgaccacactcgccgcctcctgcacctcaaaaatgacctccccaaaaataaggccaagtgcttatttttttggggggggtgtcaaaataaaataagaccctgtcttattttaggggaaacacaaTATTGATAGCTGGGGACTAGGATATTTTACCAAGGTAAactaaaaaaatgggagaaaacctGTATGAAACAGCAATGATTGCAATGATCAACAGCAACCTCATTTCTGCATAAAGGGGAAGAAGCTTGGGCATGATAGTCAAGCAGTGGCACCCATAGAAACCACACTGACATTAAAATGGTGATATATATGATGTGGTCATGCAAATGCTGTCAAAAACATCAGTTTAAAATAGTAATGACAGTTTATTAAGggcataaaataacaaaaaaaagtgaCACAGTGTTaggttgaaagaaagaaaataggccATGTGGTAACAAATTATAATTGGATAAAGCCAGTGTGAGAAAGCAAATATGCATGAAAGAAAGATTTATGTACTTATTTACATcttgccttatttatttttataaataactgaaggtggCGAACATATCTCTTCTCACTTTTCCTAATTTCACAGTAAAGATTTTAGTTAAgtacatagaaaataaaaatggatcgTAGTGTCATTCTATTTAGGTACTGGCTTTACCTAGAATTTCTATGGGGTTAGATTCCTGCCTGTATATTGGAAGTTGGCGGTTTAGAATCCAgcttttccctcccctgcctgctgTCCAGCCGGCTGCTATTCCGAGGAaaaattcaaaagagaaaaaagttggTCAACTAACCACACCAAACTTTTCTCTATAAATCTATTATGGATATTTTCGGACATGACAGGATCCTAAGAACATCAATGGTCACAGTGCCCAATGCAGCCATACACACAAAATGGACTctttacaaaagtttttttttaatccattaatGCACACAGTCATATGGACATTGCTGGATGTAGGCTACTGAAGGGCTGAACTGACATCAGTGTTTGTCATTCATATGGGTTAACAGGACCACAAAAACTTAAAAGAATCTAtaatggcaaacatacctaacagTTGTAGAAATGAATGTTTTGGATCAGCATCTCCCTGCTTATGTTTGTGACAGATACTTTGGTGAAAATTATCATTCCTGATCATGTGATTAGGTTGGCTAGGGATCTGTAGTTAAAAAGATTGTGAAGGTGCCACATTGCACCTGGCTATTTTGTCATCCTCCTGTAGATCTGTTTAGTTTCTAGTGAGCCTTCTTAAATTTACTGTACGAAACCATATCCCAGGGAAAATGAATCGTTCACTAGCAAGAGAGAACTTTTCTCCTATTTTTGCACTGAAGTTACATGACAAtcccaattcttcttttttcttgcacTGTACTGATTTCCATTgctgttttatattgttttctcacttaacttttttttaaaaaagaagatttgatatttgtataaaatattatttttctaaacaGAATGGAATCATATggtgaatatatattttatcatgTTAGCTTCTTAAACTGGTAGATGCACTTTAGTAACACAAATGTTCATATGCACATTTTCTAAACCTACAGcatatatttctaaataaataattctgcaATAGTGGAGCCCCTCTGTATCTGGTTGATGGCTTATAGCCTTCAGGTTGAAAAACGTGCAAATAAACatcctaatattaaaaaaaaaactcaacagttttaaattgtttattataaaaatctattAATGCCAATAGCTACATGAAGGATATATTTGACCACAAAGAAAATTTGGCCAGAAGATGTAGCGCTTATTGAATGGGGCAAATCTCCAACACCAAGCTGCTTCTCTGTCGCACTGGCAAATTATGCTTTGACATCTGTCTAGAACAGCATCTGAAAAAAAGGAATGAAGAAGATACTACTGCTGGTTATGATGAAGTAGAGCACAAAAACAAAATAGTCCTGCTTATCTATGAAACTGGAATTTATTAAGATATATATGGtaatattaaaagataaaggaTTGTTCTGTTTGAAACTTTTTTGAACACCTTAAAAtggttaaaatgaaatttatacTGCTTGAAGGCCATTtttagacattaaaaaaaaattcatgatTGGGAATTAAAGCATTGTCTGGGTTTAACAAATGTGCATTAACCCACTATAttttacaattgtataatatGTATTTATCAATTTATATGTTAAAACAACGCCTATGTCACAAACAtcctcttttaaaacaaacatttttctaGGCCCTTCTGTGAAAAGTCAGCTTGCAATTTAAGAATCAAGAGAGTCATTCTGAGAGCAGTGTCTCAGCACAGGTGACTCTCCAAAAATCTAAACTTCTTAGTAATATAACATATGAAAAAGAAGACACCTCTTTCATTAAATAGGCAAAGGATTCCTAATCCTTGCTGCTCTTCTAAACTCTGaggtaaaaaaaatctgtaattttTAAGAAATCCACAGTCATGGTACTGTTACAAAtaatggtacagtggttagaatgcagtattgcaactaAATCTGCCCACagctaggagttcaatcctgaccagctcaaagttgactcagccttccatcctcctgtggtcagtaaaatgaggacgcagattgttagGGGCACTTTGCTGATACTATAAACAGCTCaaggagtgctgtaaagcactatggagtagtcaataactctaagtgctattgctattgctgttatggTGGTTGATGATCAAGAGCTGCCCTTTATATTGAGAAGAGCCAGGGTTTTGTAGAGTTTTCAGgactggtttgttttttttaaaagttctgttcAGTCTATTTTGACGTGTACCCTATAATTTTATTATGTCATCAACCTCGAAGAAACAACACTGCATCACTATTTTTAGCCATCACAGTCAAGTGGTGGCTACAATGAATGGCCTGCATCCCTAAAAACACCGGATTTTGTCCACCTGTGTGTTATGAATTGCAACGTATAAAATCTATAGCAATTTAACACTGTTTATAAATTTTACATATTAAGATTTCTTTCCAAAACTTTACCCTTCCATCTTCAAACTAACCACAGACCTTGGAAAACTGACAATATGCTACAAACAGCTTGAGTAAAAGTACATGGCATTAAGCACAAGACAGTATATATCtgtattcaatattcaatatagCCATTTTTCCCACCACTAGTCTCCACAAAAAGATTGTAACTGCTTTAAAGACATACGTATGAACtttctaattaattaaaatatccaACATCAAAATCGATACCCTTTCACAATCACTTTTAACCCAGAGAAACATTTAATTCAATTACTATTACACTGTGTTTTATAAGCTGAATCCTCAGGCAGCTATGAGGAATTGTGTTAGTATTAAAGTTGTTTAAAACAAAGTCTGCTTAGAACAGTGTTATGAATCTTCCAAGATCTCTGAGAAAACCAATAGGACCTTCTGAAATTAAAGTTGAATATTTCATTTCCAGAACAACTGTATGTTCTTGTGCGTCTCTGAGAtcagataaaaaataataatgacattCAGGTTGTACCTTACCGCATATCACAGTATTGTCCTGACAAGTCCACTTATATCTTTCTGTTATGGGGTTACAGCCTTGTCGTTGTGCAAAGTCATAACAGCAGTCATGTCTATAGCAGCACCTTTCAGCAACAGAGACTCATTAATATCATTGATGTGAGCCTTGAACATCAAGTAGTATGTGCGGCACTGTGAAACTCTATCTCTAGTGTTACAGGGCTCTGGTACGTGCAAAATTCATAAGCCCTGTCAAGTACTTCCATGAAGCTCATTACAGTCTGGATATTTTAAATAACCACTTCTCTGAAGTTTCTTAGGAAAACATAGCAATGGTGGTTCAATTTTCACAAATACATATTGTGTATATGTGTAGGGTGAAAACATAATAATTCAAACTAAATACCTTTCTAGTTACACTGCAACAAGAGATCACATGGACATGGTCATATCTTTTCTCTATTGCCTTCTCTATTTAGTAACATTATGATATCACCCAACATAATAAAGGACAGGGTTTGTACTAATCATATCATGTTACTGTTCTGAGTACTCACAATTATtttgttacaatacaatacaatacaatagcagagttggaagggacttggaggtcttctagtccaaccacctgcctaggcaggaaaccctataccatttcagacaggtagctatccaacatcgtcttaaagacttgcagtgttgggacattcataacttctggaggcaagttgttccactgattaattgttctaactgtcaggaaatttctcctcagttctaagttgcttctctccttgattagtttccacctattgcttcttgttctaccctcaggtgccttggaaaatagtttgactccctcttctttatggcaaccccgagatattggaacactgctatcatgtctcccctagtccttctttctcttaaactagacatacccagttcctgcaaccgttcttcatatgttttagtctccagtcccctaatcgtctttgttgctcttctctgcactcttcctagagtctccacatcttttctacatcgcggTGACCATCGTGGTGTTACTTGCTCTCCTTTTTCTTATTACATTATACTATTATTTTTCCATATGTTCTTGTCTCAAAGTAAATGTATTAGACAGAGTGGGATTAATTCAGTTGAAGAATGTAATGGAAATATGAACTTAATAGAGAAAGAAATGGCGTACGTACCAATCTGTTGCATCCTTGGGCCAACCTCTTCCTCCTGGACCACAATAGCACCCATAACCTACATAGGCCAAAGAAAATCGGCTTGTACCGCATTTTAGGGCTCCGTATAATTCAATGAGTCCTCTTTTAGTCACAAAATGGTTTTTGCCAAGAACACCATTCCATACTGCAAAGGCAGAAATTAAGATTTTACTGCATTTGAGTAGGTCCGTACAATAATTGCTCTATCTCTTTTTACACAATCTGCTTCTGCAATTATACAAACATTATATCTGTGTTTGGCTGGAGTGTTGGGTAGCTGTTAGAAAGTAGAGGAAGTTTAATTAAACTTTGGGTTGCTGTACCCCTCAATATTGCTCAAGGCTTCAAGCAAGCCTGCATGCAGAAAGTTGCATAGCAACATTACTATTTTGGAGGAACCAACTTCTTATTTTCCATGCAATAGCTTTCAAAGAACTCCCTTCCTGCACTAGATGGTGAAAGATGAACAGGGTTGAAGGCATTCCTTATAGGcaatataaatatattgtttaTCTCAGTACATTTGCTATGAACTATGTGTATTAATTTTAGTCTGCACAGGTGTCAAGAAATATGAAAATTAAAACCATGTTGGGAGTGCAGCAAGTGAATGGGAAACACAACAAAGTAGAATGGGCAAGTTTTCAACCTACTGATTTGAATATAATTATTTGCCATTTATGTTGGGCACATTTTCAAGACAAAAAAGAAACTCCAAACTGaagaattgttttaaaattcatttgCTTTTTTTCTCCCAGGATATTACTTGACTATCAAATATGCATGCCTGAAAATATCATATTCTCTTTTTATTACACAGTATTCAACCTTAACTATATTTGTTgtaagaagaaaattaaaaacttAGTAGAGATTGCAACCTCTGAGTCATAACAGGCAAGCATACGCTTAAATAGAAACGGTCTACTGCTacttcaaatatataaatattaaagcatgtttgtgtctgtgtgtgtgtgtatgtgtctgctGCAGAATTCCTCAAGACACAGAGAAAACACTTCTATCTCATTGATAGAAAAATACATGTGTTTGTGATTCTATACACACCCATACAGTGTATGGGTGTGTATAGAATCTCAGAgcctagaaaaaaatagaaggttTTTTCAATAGAAGTTTATTAAACGAATTTTATCAACATTAAGATAAGCAAAGTGATAAATTATTAGTAATGAATTCAATCTGTGAATATTTACAGATTGAAAATCATAGCTTTTGACcctcaaaaaattaaaagaaactaagtgtcagcttctgctttgctgctgcttcagctgccatgaaacgggaggggggggcgtgtgtgtgggagggttttaattgatgtgctggaggtctgctgcaggaatgttctaggatgttccagtcgttggggtttacgcatgcgtacgtgtttcccgcctgcatcaacggccttcacattccatcttggcctgtctttttgaagttatctcacacctgacatttgaaggacttatgattggactggagctttgatcctaagggggggaacgggctttgctatatatcaattgctttcgcgccatattattcagatcttgcttcactactgctcgcttaccatttataattagtaaaagtactttggatttccaacccatggagtctcttggtcttctttcctaattatggaatggagtggggcgtgacaagaagcaagatctctgaataatatccctttccaggagatttacgtctaccgagaagggacatgatgtcttctccgaccagagaagaggaaggcgccgttggagggacggattccagtgaactgggacctcccgacctttctttacaccagcccagcccgtctgaccgacctctgcacgaagatttatttcaactacaaatttccaatcagcctgagccttcccccctaccccgttggtcaacttcagtggggcaaagagaaatagagacaagctggaatgctggactcacccagagaccacctcaacaaacttcgctggagccaggggccgtgaggaaacctcaggcgggtgatttccctgactattggagccaaagaggcgatgaagctgaatggagaaattatcaacaccagggccccgtgagaaaaccacagcggagtgagttacctgattattggggtcaaatatttttggaggacaggaggggggaggaggaaaaagactggagaagttggcaacgtcacccacgccaggattctcccccacccccccctcggcctgtatcaccccctgcggctagaggttttgctgatcaaaggggacctcccctccaggccccccctcgacgacatcggatggctaaaattcctcccttgcctgtgcgttttaatggtgcttcagccacccttccctcctttcttatgcaagtctttaactacatggaaatatatgggcgggactttgaatctgacactttaagggtcagaatggttcttttatctttggatggtgacgCGGCTAcgtggtcaactgctttgcatatgtctggttctcccctcttggggaatttcaaccgttttatggcggctttccgccaacgttttgatgacccgttaactgagaagcggaacaaattaaagtttttaacctttgaccaagacgatagaccggtcgcccaatacatccaggaatttcaatgtctgtctcagtacatgagaggctggggggaggatgcacttctggacagatttgctgaaggcttaaacgctgacatttatcaacaatgtgtcaatcgtaacctgccgaggcgtttaatcacttggtttgaacatgctgctgacgctgagcttgacttaattcgtctgcgttatgccactgaagaaagaaggaagcgaaaagaaagagctgccaagtccctcccccctcctactactcaagcgctttccaaacgccgaggcgacgcgagggagcccccttctggctcctccagacctttaacatgttttcgctgtgggaagcttgggcataccgcccccctctgtcgggcgaaatcacccctctctgcccaaccccctcccagacgtgaggagaaacctgcaagaggctctgaaaagaaaaagagggaaacggctttcgctagggaaaccaacccccctcctcttccccaacctttgaaggatgacgcggatgctaactcctcttcttctgatgactcagatgacgacacttcacctcactgggtgagttcaaacaaggggccccttctactccctattgaattaaaagttcctcctgaggggacacctgccaccctcctagcattactggattccggctgttcccggtccatgatcaacccagccatggttgagaaattaggcctcaaattgcgcactttgaaaacccctattgttttttgccagatagacggatcggttgcgggggggggcccgcccatttttttactgagcctttggaaatgaaaatgggtacccacactgaattaatctcttttgtggtcgcacctggcatggacagaccacttattttgggcatcccgtggctccggaagtggaaccctcacataaattggcggacaggccgcttgcgtattcgctccaaattgcctccagtgggggagggctctccaaaccaacctgacgtcactaacgttcctgaagtagctgctagggggcaggagaggattgcaggagaggagaaaattccgaaagaatatttggatcttaaggaagtcttcagcgagcaatcttcggacattctgccccccccacaggcctactgattgctccattgacattttgcccggggtcaaactcccaaaaccccgcatttactccatgtcacccagggaaatggaggagatgcgttctttcattgacaaaaatttgaaacgtggtttcattgaaccggcccgacccaaggtggcggcccctgtgctgtttcgtgagaagaaagatgggtctcttcgtttatgttgtgactttaggaaccttaacgccatatgttctcaaaacctctacccactcccattgatgaaggacttattggcgcaactggggaagggccgcatcttcacaaaattggacctgcgtgaagcgtactatagggttcgcattaaggagggggacgaatggaagaccgcctttaactgccctcttggttgttttcagttccgggtcatgccttttggcctacagggggctcctgctgtattcatgcagtttattaatgagatcctgcacgatcatctctataagggcgttatcgtatatctggacgatatcctcatttatacccgctctcacgaccaccacgtcaatctggtgcgcactgttttgaaaaaactccgtgcagccaacttgtatgccaaattgtctaagtgtgagtttcaccaaactactattgactatctgggctaccgtatctcccctcatggagttgaaatggaccctgagaaggtaaaggccgtcactgaatgggacgctcccaaaactcgtaaacaactgcaacaatttttgggtttcgctaatttctaccgtcaatttattccctcttttgccgacattgctctccctattactaatttgctcaaaactaaaggcgacccgaaacctaaacccagtaagcctttggactggaccatggaatgccaggcggcgttcgaaaagcttaaacgcctttttgccgctgaaccagttcttaaacatcctgacctcaaccaacccttcgttgtccaagctgatgccagtgatgtcgcagttggggctgttctgctacaagccaatgaccagggtaccttacagccttgcgcgtacacctcacgtaaactcactgacacggaacgacgctgggcggtctgggagaaagaggcgtttgcagttcgttgggccctcgctacttggcgccacttccttgaaggctctaaacacccttttgaggtgtggactgaccacaaaaatttggaggcgttgcgcacgcctcgccgtctctccccaaagcagatgcgttgggcccaatattttaaccgtttcaatttcactctaaagtatatcccgggtggaaagaatttcatggccgatgctttgtcccggttacctcagtataattgttccaagctgagtatcgtccaaccactcttggcggctccggtgctcacacgtcaccagaccaaggcccaaaaggacgtgcctcacgacctgctttctgacctcaaagcagctctccctcaagacgactggttcctgaaccatcgggacgaatgcaccatgagagacgatctaccgtggattggagctaaattatacatccccgcttccttacgtcttgtggtccttcgtcgcgctcatgactccaggatggcgggtcattttggattcgtgaaaactttgcacctcgtgaagagacaattctggtggccctctttaaaaaaggacattgaactttatgtctccagttgcccggtttgcgctaccgccaaaaaacctccggggaaaccacacggacttc from Thamnophis elegans isolate rThaEle1 chromosome 6, rThaEle1.pri, whole genome shotgun sequence carries:
- the LOC116510281 gene encoding phospholipase A2-like, giving the protein MVRQLVTLLLFHAVWNGVLGKNHFVTKRGLIELYGALKCGTSRFSLAYVGYGCYCGPGGRGWPKDATDWCCYRHDCCYDFAQRQGCNPITERYKWTCQDNTVICDAVLDRCQSIICQCDREAAWCWRFAPFNKRYIFWPNFLCGQIYPSCSYWH